In Spirochaeta isovalerica, one DNA window encodes the following:
- the galK gene encoding galactokinase: protein MNEIVSLHKKEYGSEPEVIASAPGKINLLGEYTEFSEGYVLSVAIDRYVQVAVSRRNDNSLRFYSVNYDERKKTTISNLKKKREDRWANYPKGVISSLLRIGCVLKGVDITIWGDIPEGIGLASSSAMAIALTVALKKLFELELTDVQVIEAARQSESVFLGQKTGISSFLLTYYAREGQAMFLDTRSLEYEYIPLEFRDHCFLITDTRIPPSLIEIDDEIDYYEDFRTIVDALSSKKSGSSLRDFTKKDLSLSIEGVSEDTRRRSMHILDENQRVLDMKGFLEQEDMVMCGRLLSRSHDSLRNQFDVSCPELDWLVKRALETQGVLGSRLTGKGYGGCTVTLIEKDKIGTYEEHLEEYERIFGFKAEDFICKPSSGVKIIYPEER, encoded by the coding sequence ATGAATGAGATTGTTTCCCTTCATAAAAAAGAATATGGCTCTGAACCGGAAGTGATTGCATCAGCTCCGGGGAAGATCAATTTGCTTGGGGAATACACGGAATTCTCAGAAGGGTATGTCCTTTCTGTGGCCATAGACAGATATGTCCAGGTCGCTGTTTCCAGAAGAAATGATAACTCTCTCCGCTTTTATTCCGTGAATTACGATGAAAGAAAAAAAACAACGATCTCCAACTTGAAAAAGAAAAGAGAAGACCGCTGGGCTAATTATCCCAAAGGTGTCATCTCTTCGCTTCTACGCATCGGCTGCGTCCTCAAAGGTGTTGATATTACTATCTGGGGAGATATTCCCGAAGGTATCGGTTTAGCCTCTTCATCAGCTATGGCTATCGCTCTGACAGTCGCTCTCAAGAAACTCTTCGAACTGGAACTGACTGACGTTCAGGTTATCGAAGCGGCAAGGCAGTCTGAATCGGTTTTCCTCGGACAGAAAACCGGTATTTCCTCTTTTCTGTTGACTTACTATGCCCGGGAGGGACAGGCTATGTTTCTGGACACCCGGAGTCTTGAGTACGAATATATTCCATTGGAATTCAGGGATCACTGTTTCCTCATTACCGATACCAGAATACCACCTTCTCTTATCGAGATAGACGACGAAATAGATTATTATGAAGATTTTCGAACTATCGTTGATGCTCTTTCATCGAAGAAGAGCGGTTCTTCCCTGCGGGACTTTACCAAGAAGGATCTCAGCCTCAGCATAGAAGGCGTCAGTGAAGATACGAGACGCCGGTCCATGCATATCCTGGATGAAAATCAGAGAGTTCTCGATATGAAAGGTTTTCTGGAACAGGAAGACATGGTTATGTGCGGTCGGCTTTTGAGCCGGTCCCACGATAGTCTGAGAAATCAGTTTGATGTCTCCTGTCCCGAGCTGGACTGGCTTGTAAAGAGAGCGCTGGAAACGCAGGGCGTTCTCGGCTCCCGATTGACCGGTAAAGGTTATGGCGGCTGTACGGTAACTCTGATCGAAAAAGATAAAATCGGTACGTACGAAGAACACCTGGAAGAGTACGAGAGAATATTCGGTTTTAAAGCGGAAGATTTTATCTGCAAACCTTCCTCGGGGGTTAAAATTATCTATCCCGAAGAGAGGTGA
- the surE gene encoding 5'/3'-nucleotidase SurE gives MTILLTNDDGVDSPGLRSLHAFLQKEHNVWIMAPDGDRSGKSQSITLHDAIRTVEIEPQVFACSGTPSDCVAISLLGAIPDSIDLVISGINLGPNLGTDILYSGTAAAARQASLNNVPGIAVSLAKKHGPFDFSQASAFIGGNLEILQKLWHKDHFVNINIPEQLGRDWDVEITHPSIRIYDDELVTFKAPRGYNYYFLSGKGIESSDLSGEDSSAILKGNISISPVFLHPVNHKEDELYRAAEFKRVVT, from the coding sequence TTGACGATTCTACTGACCAACGATGACGGTGTAGACAGTCCCGGTCTCAGATCTCTTCATGCTTTTCTCCAAAAAGAACACAATGTCTGGATCATGGCTCCCGATGGCGACAGAAGCGGAAAATCACAGTCTATTACTCTTCATGATGCCATCAGAACCGTTGAAATCGAACCTCAGGTTTTCGCCTGCAGCGGGACCCCTTCTGATTGCGTAGCCATATCTCTTCTCGGTGCAATACCCGATTCTATCGATCTGGTGATTTCCGGAATAAATCTCGGGCCGAATCTCGGTACTGATATTCTCTATTCCGGTACGGCTGCAGCAGCACGGCAGGCCTCGCTCAACAATGTCCCGGGCATCGCTGTTTCTCTGGCTAAAAAGCATGGACCTTTTGATTTTTCTCAAGCTTCTGCTTTTATCGGAGGAAACCTTGAGATATTACAGAAACTGTGGCATAAGGATCATTTCGTCAATATCAATATTCCTGAGCAGTTAGGAAGGGACTGGGATGTGGAAATCACCCACCCCTCGATCAGGATTTACGACGATGAGCTGGTGACCTTTAAGGCTCCCCGGGGATATAACTATTATTTTCTCTCCGGCAAGGGAATTGAATCTTCTGACCTGTCAGGTGAGGATTCTTCTGCTATACTGAAAGGAAATATATCCATCTCTCCCGTTTTTCTTCATCCTGTTAATCACAAAGAGGACGAATTGTACAGAGCGGCTGAGTTCAAGAGAGTAGTAACATGA
- a CDS encoding tetratricopeptide repeat protein, with protein sequence MISRRDKGKNLYNNGDYEEAVKALLAIDAVYEEDPETAYYLGLCYTQLGNFEEAERFFDLVIRYDIHILRVFQSSMVLSYLYSITERYDQAINLILQVIDEGFESAQIYSTLAYCCYGSGNLSRALDYLEKAMELEPDNPNSLNSYGFILAEEGKSTRSAVDFCLKALEKNPEYGAYLDSVGWAYYKDGNIVEAIRFLRRAKEVWPDDEDIASHLKTVESRF encoded by the coding sequence ATGATTTCCAGAAGAGATAAAGGCAAAAACCTCTACAACAATGGAGATTACGAGGAAGCGGTCAAAGCGCTCCTGGCAATCGATGCCGTATATGAAGAAGATCCCGAAACAGCATATTATCTCGGTTTATGCTATACTCAGCTTGGAAATTTCGAAGAAGCGGAGAGGTTTTTCGATCTTGTCATCCGCTATGATATCCATATTCTGAGAGTTTTTCAGAGTTCCATGGTGCTCAGTTATCTCTACAGTATAACCGAGCGGTACGATCAGGCTATCAATCTGATTTTGCAGGTGATTGATGAGGGATTCGAGTCAGCTCAGATCTATTCTACTCTGGCTTACTGCTGTTACGGGAGCGGGAATCTCTCCAGAGCTCTGGATTATCTTGAAAAGGCTATGGAACTGGAACCGGATAATCCAAACAGCCTCAATTCCTATGGCTTTATTCTGGCGGAGGAAGGCAAATCGACTCGTTCAGCGGTAGATTTCTGTTTGAAAGCTCTGGAGAAAAATCCCGAATACGGTGCTTATCTCGATTCTGTGGGATGGGCTTATTACAAAGACGGGAATATTGTCGAAGCTATCCGTTTTCTGCGCAGGGCAAAAGAAGTCTGGCCTGATGATGAGGATATTGCTTCACATCTTAAAACTGTGGAATCCCGCTTTTAG
- the rpmE gene encoding 50S ribosomal protein L31, producing MKDGIHPKYELAKISCACGNTFEVKNTNGDLELEICSACHPFFTGKQKLVDTAGRIEKFNKRYGIKNKD from the coding sequence ATGAAAGACGGAATACATCCGAAATATGAGCTGGCCAAGATTTCCTGCGCCTGCGGTAACACTTTCGAAGTGAAAAACACAAACGGTGATCTCGAACTGGAAATCTGTTCAGCCTGTCACCCCTTCTTTACCGGTAAGCAGAAGCTTGTCGATACAGCCGGTAGAATTGAAAAGTTCAACAAAAGATACGGTATCAAAAACAAAGACTGA